The Pyrus communis chromosome 2, drPyrComm1.1, whole genome shotgun sequence genome includes a window with the following:
- the LOC137725091 gene encoding uncharacterized protein, whose product MDRCNNLVKTWLLGSMSKEISGSVRHCKDARQIWLDLQEKFSHVNIIQLLHIENEIHNCVQSNMTVSSYFTKLKGLWDERDALCSIPTYHCEARNEITSYVETQKTMKFLMSLSDSYATVRSNTLLLDPLPTVNKAYALVLRHEKQVEVSNGKSSTMQPEAAVFTVKSAGREPETEDGSQRCAKCNMTNHSTKNCRAHLRCTFCG is encoded by the coding sequence ATGGACCGGTGCAATAATCTGGTGAAAACATGGTTGCTCGGTTCCATGTCAAAAGAAATCTCAGGAAGTGTCAGACACTGCAAGGACGCACGGCAGATATGGCTTGACCTGCAAGAAAAGTTTTCTCATGTGAACATCATTCAACTGCTTCACATAGAAAACGAAATTCATAATTGTGTGCAAAGCAACATGACGGTAAGTTCTTATTTCACCAAACTCAAAGGCCTTTGGGATGAACGTGATGCCTTATGTTCAATCCCGACATACCATTGTGAAGCGAGGAATGAGATAACATCATATGTTGAGACTCAGAAAACAATGAAGTTCCTTATGAGTTTAAGTGACTCATATGCTACGGTTCGTAGCAACACCCTCTTGCTGGATCCATTGCCAACTGTTAACAAAGCTTATGCGCTTGTTCTTCGTCATGAAAAACAAGTCGAAGTGTCAAATGGAAAGAGCAGCACCATGCAACCTGAAGCTGCCGTGTTTACAGTGAAAAGTGCTGGTCGAGAACCCGAGACAGAAGATGGTAGTCAGCGATGCGCCAAATGCAACATGACCAACCATAGCACCAAGAATTGTCGTGCTCATCTCAGGTGCACATTTTGTGGTTAG
- the LOC137725535 gene encoding fructose-1,6-bisphosphatase, cytosolic, translating into MDHAADAHRTDLMTITRFVLNEQSKRPESRGDFTILLNHIVLGCKFVCSAVNKAGLAKLIGLAGETNVQGEEQKKLDVLSNEVFVKALVSSGRTSILVSEEDEEAIFVEPKLRGKYCVVFDPLDGSSNIDCAVSIGTIFGIYVVKDGEPSLDDVLQPGKNMVAAGYCMYGSSCTLVISTGSGAHGFTLDPSLGEFILTHPDIQIPKKGKIYSVNEGNAKNWDGPTAKYVQKCKYPEDGSSPKSLRYIGSMVADVHRTLLYGGIFLYPADKKSPNGKLRVLYEVFPMSFLLEQAGGQSFTGKERALDLVPTKIHERSPIFLGSYDDVEEIKALYAAEGKK; encoded by the exons ATGGATCACGCAGCCGATGCTCACCGGACGGACTTGATGACCATAACGAGGTTCGTGCTGAATGAGCAGTCCAAGCGCCCTGAGTCGCGCGGTGACTTCACTATCTTGCTCAATCATATTGTTCTTGGCTGCAAGTTTGTCTGCTCTGCAGTCAACAAG GCTGGTCTGGCCAAACTTATCGGGCTTGCTGGAGAGACCAACGTTCAG GGTGAAGAGCAAAAGAAACTGGATGTTCTTTCAAATGAAGTTTTTGTTAAGGCTCTGGTTAGCAGTGGCAGAACC TCTATTCTTGTttcagaagaagatgaagaggcgATTTTCGTGGAGCCAAAATTGCGTGGAAA GTACTGTGTTGTGTTCGATCCACTGGATGGTTCGTCTAACATTGATTGTGCTGTTTCCATTGGAACG ATTTTTGGGATTTATGTGGTAAAAGATGGTGAACCTTCTCTTGACGATGTCTTGCAACCTGGAAAGAATATGGTTGCAGCAGGCTACTGCATGTACGGAAGCTCTTGCACG TTGGTGATAAGCACTGGATCTGGAGCTCATGGGTTCACCCTTGATCCTTCTCTCGGGGAGTTCATACTAACTCACCCGGACATCCAG ATTCCAAAGAAAGGAAAGATCTATTCAGTGAATGAAGGGAACGCCAAAAATTGGGATGGCCCGACAGCCAA GTATGTGCAAAAGTGCAAGTACCCGGAAGATGGTTCATCCCCGAAGTCGCTAAGATACATTGGAAG CATGGTTGCTGATGTTCATCGGACATTGCTGTATGGCGGTATCTTTTTGTACCCTGCTGATAAGAAGAGCCCAAACGGGAAACTGCG GGTTCTCTACGAAGTCTTCCCAATGTCGTTCTTGTTGGAACAAGCAGGCGGTCAGTCCTTCACTGGCAAGGAACGG GCCCTTGACCTGGTTCCGACCAAGATACACGAGCGCTCTCCGATCTTCCTCGGCAGCTACGACGACGTTGAGGAAATCAAGGCACTCTATGCAGCTGAAGGAAAGAAATGA
- the LOC137725665 gene encoding uncharacterized protein produces MANHEEDDLRMALRMSMQNSPPDPKRSKPRDGLAGAPAEEPSEVKTRRLQRELMAAAAEKRMLVAKKSSPSASPSKVLSGSAGSGSDLAPKVVTKDKELSLEQVNLGKGLSEEDAKQLFSMVFGAEVTKGILAQWSNQGIRFSPDPETSMGLVQHEGGPCGVLAAIQAFVLKYLLFYPAELGKVAPNMHQNTGSRTPSNSQCVATNNFASLTEDAKARVLIRSMGEILFLCGSNKRAVIATLSVIGEETERSEDRLNDEVITKSLEGLSIESAADLHKVLRVSTYTTQESAFQRLQAVLPAFQSRMGALLFLISALLSRGLDLVQSDRDDPSLPLVTAPFGHASQEIVNLLLCGQAVPNVFDGKMDLGGGMSLKGISKTVEVGFLTLLESLNFCKVGQYLKSPKWPIWVVGSESHYTVLFSLDTTVQDENELEGRESQIRKAFDAQDQSGGGGFISVEGFHQVLRETNVKLPTEKVDLLCSTGFIVWSEFWQVILDLDKSLGGLKDSTGLMGKKVFDLYHFNGIAKSDLNGSQTSSGGEIPVQRPRLTKLRVSVPPRWTPEEYMTDVVVTSASSGNESGGKVTEIAKPEPAQHAPLVDCIRTRWPRAVCNWVGDPPSIV; encoded by the exons ATGGCGAATCACGAGGAGGATGACCTCCGAATGGCACTACGGATGAGTATGCAGAATTCACCTCCGGATCCCAAGCGTAGCAAGCCCAGGGACGGACTCGCCGGAGCTCCGGCTGAAGAGCCGTCGGAAGTGAAGACCCGCAGACTTCAGCGAGAGCTGATGGCTGCTGCAGCTGAGAAGAGAATGCTGGTCGCCAAGAAGTCTTCGCCTTCGGCTTCACCTAGCAAGGTGTTGTCCGGGTCTGCAGGTTCCGGTTCGGATTTGGCGCCAAAGGTGGTGACGAAAGATAAGGAATTGAGTTTGGAGCAAGTGAATTTGGGAAAGGGGTTGAGCGAAGAGGATGCAAAGCAGCTGTTTTCGATGGTTTTCGGGGCTGAGGTTACCAAGGGCATTCTTGCGCAGTGGAGTAATCAGGGTATAAG gttTAGCCCTGATCCAGAAACATCTATGGGTCTAGTGCAGCATGAAGGTGGGCCCTGTGGCGTTTTAGCAGCCATTCAA GCATTTGTTCTCAAATACCTACTTTTCTACCCAGCTGAATTAGGTAAAGTTGCACCAAACATGCATCAAAATACGGGTTCAAGGACACCGTCTAATAGTCAGTGTGTTGCAACAAATAATTTTGCCTCTCTAACTGAAGATGCAAAAGCAAG AGTACTTATTAGAAGTATGGGTGAGATATTGTTCTTATGTGGAAGCAACAAAAGGGCGGTGATTGCGACTTTGAGTGTTATTGGAGAAGAAACTGAGAGGTCTGAAGACAGACTGAATGATGAA GTAATAACCAAGTCACTTGAAGGTCTTTCAATCGAATCGGCTGCTGATTTGCATAAAGTGCTAAGAGTTAGCACATACACAACACAAGAAAGTGCATTTCAGAGGCTCCAAGCAGTGCTTCCTGCTTTTCAAAGTCGTATGGGGGCACTGCTGTTCCTTATTTCTGCTTTACTTTCTCGTGGACTG GACTTAGTTCAATCTGATAGGGACGACCCCAGCCTACCCCTTGTCACTGCTCCGTTTGGCCATGCCTCACAG GAAATTGTGAACTTATTGCTCTGCGGGCAGGCAGTCCCTAATGTTTTCGATGGAAAGATGGATTTGGGTGGTGGCATGTCTTTAAAAGGCATATCCAAAACTGTGGAAGTTGGATTCCTCACTCTGTTAGAATCCCTAAATTTCTGTAAGGTTGGTCAGTATTTGAAAAGTCCAAAATGGCCAATCTGGGTAGTTGGAAGCGAGTCTCACTATACAGTCCTTTTTTCTCTTGATACCACTGTCCAAGATGAGAATGAGCTGGAAGGAAGGGAATCACAGATTCGGAAAGCTTTTGACGCACAAGATCAGAGCGGCGGCGGTGGTTTTATTAGTGTAGAAGGCTTTCATCAAGTCCTTAGGGAAACTAACGTAAAACTTCCAACTGAGAAGGTTGACCTCCTCTGCAGCACAGGATTTATTGTATGGAGCGAATTCTGGCAGGTCATTTTGGATTTGGACAAGAGCTTAGGAGGCCTAAAGGATTCAACTGGATTGATGGGTAAGAAGGTGTTTGATCTTTACCATTTTAATGGAATTGCAAAATCTGACCTAAATGGAAGCCAGACAAGCTCGGGAGGCGAGATTCCAGTTCAAAGACCTAGGCTCACAAAATTGAGGGTGTCAGTACCTCCAAGGTGGACTCCTGAAGAATACATGACAGATGTGGTAGTGACCTCAGCTTCTAGTGGTAATGAATCTGGAGGGAAAGTCACAGAAATTGCTAAGCCGGAGCCTGCTCAGCATGCACCTCTGGTGGACTGCATAAGAACTCGCTGGCCCCGTGCTGTCTGCAATTGGGTAGGTGACCCGCCTAGCATAGTCTGA